One window of Bacteroidota bacterium genomic DNA carries:
- a CDS encoding multiheme c-type cytochrome: MTRFLPALLIVLLAALPGKAAAAGGNQCLTCHEGMSDKPSALFKHDIHATKGITCAGCHGGNANAEEMEQAMDSSAGYVGVPKGDDISKACANCHADPGKMKAFGSSLPTNQWELLKASVHARLSINGKEQIAQCITCHGAHGIVAVKDPASPVHPLNVVKTCATCHSNATFMRDYNPALPVDQIEKYRTSVHGVRNAKGDPKAAACASCHGSHGIRGAKDVKSAVYATNLPATCSHCHSDPAYMKEYGIPTDQFEKYSRSVHGAALLAKHDVSAPACNDCHGNHGAAPPGVASVSKVCGTCHALNADLFSASPHKKAFDDRKLPECETCHGNHEIVAATDKLLGVAPDAVCSRCHHEKSGGFEVAASM; the protein is encoded by the coding sequence ATGACGCGCTTCCTACCGGCACTCCTCATCGTTCTTCTGGCCGCTCTTCCCGGGAAAGCGGCTGCAGCCGGCGGTAATCAATGCCTGACGTGTCACGAAGGGATGAGCGACAAGCCGTCGGCGCTCTTCAAGCATGACATTCATGCCACGAAAGGAATCACTTGCGCCGGCTGCCACGGCGGCAATGCGAACGCCGAGGAGATGGAACAGGCGATGGATTCGAGCGCGGGCTACGTCGGGGTGCCGAAAGGGGATGATATTTCGAAGGCGTGCGCGAACTGCCATGCGGACCCCGGAAAAATGAAGGCGTTCGGTTCGTCTCTTCCGACGAACCAGTGGGAGCTCCTGAAGGCGAGCGTCCACGCGCGGCTCTCCATCAACGGCAAGGAACAGATCGCCCAATGCATCACCTGCCACGGAGCGCACGGAATCGTCGCCGTGAAGGATCCAGCCTCTCCGGTCCATCCGCTGAACGTCGTGAAGACGTGCGCGACGTGCCACAGCAACGCCACGTTTATGCGGGATTATAACCCCGCCCTGCCGGTGGACCAGATCGAAAAGTACCGGACGAGCGTGCACGGCGTGAGAAACGCCAAGGGAGACCCGAAGGCCGCGGCGTGCGCGAGCTGCCACGGAAGCCACGGCATCCGCGGGGCGAAAGACGTCAAGTCGGCGGTCTACGCGACCAACCTTCCCGCGACCTGTTCGCATTGCCACAGCGATCCCGCCTACATGAAGGAGTACGGGATTCCCACAGACCAGTTCGAGAAATATTCGCGGAGCGTGCACGGGGCGGCGCTCCTCGCGAAACACGACGTCTCGGCCCCCGCCTGCAACGACTGCCACGGCAACCACGGCGCGGCGCCGCCGGGCGTGGCGTCGGTATCGAAGGTCTGCGGCACCTGCCACGCGCTGAACGCAGACCTCTTTTCGGCCAGCCCGCACAAGAAGGCGTTCGACGACCGGAAGCTCCCGGAATGCGAGACGTGCCACGGAAACCACGAGATCGTGGCCGCCACCGACAAGCTCCTCGGCGTTGCTCCGGACGCGGTCTGCAGCCGGTGCCACCATGAAAAGTCCGGCGGGTTCGAAGTTGCGGCTTCGATG
- a CDS encoding Rieske (2Fe-2S) protein, which yields MNSTPHDGAERRNFLKFVLSGGLVALAGTILYPILAYLKPPKEGEVEVSSVSAGKLSEIENESGRIVKFGTKPVVLIRTAAGDLRAFSATCTHLDCTVQFRKDFGLIWCACHNGKYDLNGRNVSGPPPRPLDEYRVVVQGDEVLVSKKA from the coding sequence ATGAATTCCACACCGCACGACGGCGCCGAACGGCGCAACTTTTTGAAGTTCGTCCTCTCGGGCGGATTGGTCGCCCTCGCCGGGACGATCCTCTACCCGATCCTGGCGTACCTCAAGCCGCCGAAAGAGGGCGAAGTGGAGGTGAGCTCCGTGAGCGCGGGAAAGCTGAGCGAAATTGAAAACGAAAGCGGCAGGATCGTGAAGTTCGGGACGAAGCCGGTCGTTCTGATCCGGACCGCGGCCGGCGACCTCCGGGCGTTCTCGGCGACGTGCACGCACCTCGACTGCACAGTGCAGTTCCGGAAGGATTTCGGGCTCATTTGGTGCGCATGCCATAACGGCAAGTACGACCTGAACGGCAGGAACGTCTCCGGACCGCCCCCGCGTCCCCTCGACGAATACCGGGTCGTGGTCCAGGGGGACGAAGTGTTGGTCTCAAAGAAGGCATAA
- a CDS encoding cytochrome bc complex cytochrome b subunit, with amino-acid sequence MTLKKIYAWIDERVKLEDLVRFMGKKYVPLHSHSLWYYFGGVSLFLFIIQVATGILLLLYYKSGEGLAFESIQFIMSKVQFGWLIRSIHSWAANLFILAAMIHMFSVYFEKAYRKPREITWLTGMLMFFLALGFGFSGYLLPWNELSFFATKVGTDISGVVPFVGTPLLMFLRSGTEVTGATLSRFFGFHVALFPGIFTVLLAVHLVLVQRQGMSEPLGAEGAALSQRKTMPFFPNFLLRDLLLWLIVLNLLAILAVFFPWELGKKADPFASAPAGIKPEWYFLFMFQTLKYIPGKLWLVDGEVFGIMLFGLAGFLWLLVPFWDRKSLRGEKNRMLTYVGIVAVFYIILLTIIGWLV; translated from the coding sequence GTGACCCTCAAAAAGATCTACGCGTGGATCGACGAGCGTGTGAAGCTGGAGGACCTGGTCCGGTTCATGGGGAAGAAGTACGTCCCCCTCCACAGCCATTCTCTCTGGTATTATTTCGGGGGGGTCTCCCTCTTCCTCTTCATCATCCAGGTCGCGACCGGCATTCTCCTCCTGCTCTACTACAAGAGCGGGGAGGGGCTCGCGTTCGAGAGCATCCAGTTCATCATGTCGAAGGTGCAGTTCGGGTGGCTGATCCGGTCGATTCACAGCTGGGCGGCGAACCTCTTCATTCTTGCCGCGATGATCCACATGTTCAGCGTCTACTTCGAGAAGGCGTACCGGAAGCCGCGCGAGATCACCTGGCTCACCGGGATGCTGATGTTCTTCCTGGCGCTGGGGTTCGGATTCAGCGGCTACCTCCTCCCCTGGAACGAGCTCTCATTTTTTGCGACGAAGGTGGGTACCGACATATCGGGGGTGGTTCCGTTCGTCGGCACGCCGCTGCTGATGTTTCTCCGGAGCGGAACGGAAGTTACCGGGGCGACCCTCTCCCGGTTCTTCGGCTTCCATGTGGCGCTCTTCCCCGGAATTTTTACCGTTCTCCTTGCCGTTCACCTCGTGCTCGTCCAGCGCCAGGGGATGAGCGAGCCGCTCGGGGCGGAAGGCGCCGCGCTTTCGCAGCGGAAGACGATGCCGTTCTTTCCGAACTTTCTCCTGAGGGACCTGCTCCTCTGGCTCATCGTCCTGAACCTCCTCGCAATCCTGGCGGTCTTCTTCCCGTGGGAGCTCGGGAAAAAAGCCGACCCGTTCGCTTCCGCCCCGGCGGGGATCAAGCCCGAGTGGTATTTCCTCTTCATGTTCCAGACCCTGAAGTATATCCCCGGCAAACTCTGGCTCGTTGACGGCGAGGTGTTCGGGATCATGCTCTTCGGGCTCGCCGGGTTCCTCTGGCTGCTGGTTCCGTTCTGGGACCGGAAGAGCCTCCGCGGCGAGAAGAATCGCATGTTGACGTATGTGGGAATCGTCGCGGTCTTCTATATCATCCTCCTGACAATCATCGGATGGCTCGTATGA